One window from the genome of Salvia splendens isolate huo1 chromosome 9, SspV2, whole genome shotgun sequence encodes:
- the LOC121746780 gene encoding rust resistance kinase Lr10-like isoform X1 — MTELSILSIRIIIFPLVLWFLIYKFRRRRLSEDSTIESFLQSDNKLSPVRYSYSDIKRMTRGFQEKLGEGGYGCVYKGKLQSGHHVAVKMLGKSGGNGQDFMNEIATIGRIHHVNVVQLVGYCAQGSKRALVFDFMTNGSLEKYLFNRERMNYLNWNTKFDIAVGIARGIAYLHRGCDIQILHFDIKPHNILLDDNFIPKISDFGLAKLCSIEKEVVTLTAARGTIGYVAPELINRGIGGVSSKADVYSFWILLMEMVGLNKVYGFELSVLYETSFNWGKGVLCLCLCLCQSYSTPIFW; from the coding sequence ATGACAGAGCTCAGCATCTTGTCAATAAGGATTATCATTTTCCCTTTGGTGTTGTGGTTTTTGATTTACAAATTTCGAAGAAGACGTTTGTCCGAAGATAGCACAATAGAATCATTCCTCCAAAGTGACAACAAACTATCACCAGTCAGATATTCATATTCGGACATAAAGAGAATGACAAGAGGTTTTCAAGAAAAGCTAGGCGAGGGAGGCTATGGTTGTGTTTATAAAGGAAAGCTTCAAAGCGGACATCATGTAGCAGTTAAAATGCTGGGAAAATCTGGAGGAAATGGGCAAGACTTTATGAATGAAATAGCAACTATTGGAAGAATACACCATGTCAATGTGGTGCAACTAGTTGGCTATTGTGCACAAGGTTCCAAGCGTGCCCTCGTCTTTGATTTCATGACCAATGGTTCTCTTGAAAAATACCTCTTCAATAGAGAAAGAATGAATTACTTAAATTGGAATACAAAGTTTGATATTGCTGTTGGAATAGCTCGAGGAATTGCGTATTTGCATCGAGGGTGTGACATCCAGATTCTTCATTTTGATATCAAGCCACATAACATTCTCCTTGACGATAACTTCATCCCCAAAATATCTGATTTTGGGCTAGCCAAGTTATGCTCTATAGAGAAGGAGGTAGTTACGCTAACGGCCGCTAGAGGAACTATAGGGTATGTTGCTCCAGAACTTATCAACAGAGGTATAGGCGGAGTTTCTTCAAAGGCAGATGTGTATAGTTTTTGGATTCTACTAATGGAAATGGTGGGCCTAAATAAAGTGTATGGATTTGAACTCTCCGTTTTGTATGAAACATCCTTTAATTGGGGTAAGGGTGTACTATGTCTATGTCTATGTCTATGTCAGTCATATTCTACTCCTATATTTTGGTAA
- the LOC121746780 gene encoding rust resistance kinase Lr10-like isoform X2, which yields MTRGFQEKLGEGGYGCVYKGKLQSGHHVAVKMLGKSGGNGQDFMNEIATIGRIHHVNVVQLVGYCAQGSKRALVFDFMTNGSLEKYLFNRERMNYLNWNTKFDIAVGIARGIAYLHRGCDIQILHFDIKPHNILLDDNFIPKISDFGLAKLCSIEKEVVTLTAARGTIGYVAPELINRGIGGVSSKADVYSFWILLMEMVGLNKVYGFELSVLYETSFNWGKGVLCLCLCLCQSYSTPIFW from the coding sequence ATGACAAGAGGTTTTCAAGAAAAGCTAGGCGAGGGAGGCTATGGTTGTGTTTATAAAGGAAAGCTTCAAAGCGGACATCATGTAGCAGTTAAAATGCTGGGAAAATCTGGAGGAAATGGGCAAGACTTTATGAATGAAATAGCAACTATTGGAAGAATACACCATGTCAATGTGGTGCAACTAGTTGGCTATTGTGCACAAGGTTCCAAGCGTGCCCTCGTCTTTGATTTCATGACCAATGGTTCTCTTGAAAAATACCTCTTCAATAGAGAAAGAATGAATTACTTAAATTGGAATACAAAGTTTGATATTGCTGTTGGAATAGCTCGAGGAATTGCGTATTTGCATCGAGGGTGTGACATCCAGATTCTTCATTTTGATATCAAGCCACATAACATTCTCCTTGACGATAACTTCATCCCCAAAATATCTGATTTTGGGCTAGCCAAGTTATGCTCTATAGAGAAGGAGGTAGTTACGCTAACGGCCGCTAGAGGAACTATAGGGTATGTTGCTCCAGAACTTATCAACAGAGGTATAGGCGGAGTTTCTTCAAAGGCAGATGTGTATAGTTTTTGGATTCTACTAATGGAAATGGTGGGCCTAAATAAAGTGTATGGATTTGAACTCTCCGTTTTGTATGAAACATCCTTTAATTGGGGTAAGGGTGTACTATGTCTATGTCTATGTCTATGTCAGTCATATTCTACTCCTATATTTTGGTAA